The sequence TTTTTAACTCTGTTAGCTCACTGTTAGCAAGCTCCTCCTTATCCATTACAAATGACTGGAAAGTGGACCTGGGTCTACAAAGAGTTGCTGACCAGCAACTTGCGGGTAGTCAGTCTGCCGAGGTAATTTTTGCCTCCTCTCAACAACAAGAAGACAAAACCTCGTTCATCACCCATCAGCTTACCTGTTCTCATTACCGGTCAGTGTCAAGATTTCATACAGCCAACTTTCTgatatgaaaataaggaacacgggggggggggggtataggctatgtgtgtgtgtgtgtgtgtgtgtgtgtgtgtattgcaagatttatataaaaaaaatatattgtggGCCCGTTTACTAAACTGTGTGAAATGAATGCACAGAAAATGAGTGCAATATTTACTAAAATGAATGCATAATATAGGCCCTACTACATTCTATGATTCTACCATATACTGTAGATTCTCTAAATTCTATAATTGAGTAAAGCGAGTGCATAATTTGGTCAAATTtggctttttttctgtttcagcAGCAAGTAccggtaggctagcctagttgGTTATCTTGCACAGATGCACTGTAAAACTCTGAGCAAGACATCATCTCACGCTCACAGCATAATATAGGCCTAGTGACTCACAGGGGCTTAAACAAAAAGTGCATTCTCTGCTCGTATAGTGATGATAGACAAACTGAGAGGGATAAATGACAGCAGCAAGGTTTCCCTTTATCTTATATAAATCGTGCATTCTTCATTCATAGTCTAACTTATTATATTGATCTGTCATAGATTTGCACTGAGTTGATTCTCATCAGTTCAATACGGAACACATCTTTTTCCTTTCAAATACTGGACGATTCCGTATTTTACGGAACGGTTGGCAACCCCACTGATACTTATATTACAACATCTTGTTCTTGCTAAACCCATTTGCCTTGTTTGATTATTGTAGCCTATAATGAAGACTAAAAAAATCGTTCTCAATTCTTCTGTTGTCTAGTTACCGTGTCCCTTGGGTACCTCCTCTGAGTCCAGAATTTCATCAACATGTCAAGTCTCTTCCACACAAATATTCCAATGACACCGCCTACTTGTACAGGCACTTTATTGATACCTACGGAACACACTACATCCACCAGGTGAATCTTGGTGGGAAGTTTAAAAGAGTAACGTCCATCCGTACCTGCTTGTCCACTTTAAACCAGATATCTGTTACCCAGGTGGAGAAATGCCTGAGTGCTGGCCTCTCAGTCGGTCTTGGTCAAGTAGAAGCCTCTGTATCCAGTGACAGCTGCAGAAAAGTGCTAAACAATCAGGACAGTGTGACAGGGTACACTCAGGGATTTCTGAACCACATCACTGAGGTTTCGGGTGGAAATAGGTGGTCAGGGGTGTTTTCCATGACCCAAAATGACTCAGAGGGGTTTCATAGGTGGCTGAGTAGTATCAAGAAGAACCCAGACATCGTGTCCTACTCAATACGTCCACTTCATCACCTGGTGAAGAGCACCACCGTGAGACTTAACCTTCAGAGGGAGATCAGAGCATATGTTGAAAAGAATGGACTGCCAAAGGAGCCGGAACCCCAAACATGTGGCTTTGATCATCCCAACCTCTCCCCAAACTGCTGCcccctgcatacacacagaggctGGCTCACCGTGACGGTGGCCAGGGCCTGGGCTCTGCATGGGAAACTATTAGGGCCTCCAGAGGGCTACGTTAAAGTCTTCTATGGTGGCATCGAGCAAAGGACCGCATGGATCAAGTCTTATGACCCAATATGGCACGCACAATTTAGCTATGGACATgttgacacaacacaacagcttTCGCTCCAGGTTTGGGTCAAAGGCTGGTGGTGGAAAGAAGATCACTTAGGAGGTTGTGTAGTATCCATACAAAGAGGAAATCATTACCATGACTGCTGGATGAACCAAGGTGTTTTCTCATATTCATACAGCCTTCAATGTGATCCACATCTGATTGGTCCTAAGTGCAACATGTACTGGCCTATTCCATGAAATGGACAGACTTATTTTGATCTGTTTTTGATCCTGTCATTTAATTAATCATTCATTCATCAGTCATTCAATCATTCATTTAACAACAAATTGCCATTTATGGCTATACAAATTGTGTCTGATTTGAACTGAAACTAAAAGCCCTAATTGATACCTTTCAACAATGTCAATGACAAAACGACAAATTTGTTAATGAACATTATTTGAGCAAGGTCATGAGATTTGGAAGTGATTAttgaatgtagatagatagatagatagatagatagatactttattgatccccaagaggaAATTCAAGCTGAATGTTGTCTGTATTAAAGCAATTTGAAAGTATCCACGTCAAACTTCACAAAGTTAGCCTATATCGTGAATGTGTAAAATGTTCTGAAAAATAGACATAGCACTGAGataagtatgaaaattaaagcAAGTAAATAGACAGTCCATTATAACAATGCAACAGTGACCTCTTCAGTTCTAAATATTTCATGCAGCACAATGTTGCATGAGGTAAAAGTTTAATTTAGGCCTGCAGTTCCTTTTCTGAAAGCTTAAATGTTAACAGTGATTCCACTATCTCTGAAACCATTAACACTTGTATCAAAAGTGTGCCAACCTGAATGCACATTATTTTAGCTTTTGTTTCATATCACTACTTAGCCCTACTAGCCAACACCTACTGTACTAGCCAATTCCCTGAAAGTATTAACATGGACATATCTAAGCATTTATTATGTATCAAAGGtcaaaatccctgtgcacagcTCTTCTTACTGATGGTGCTGTATACAGTAACTATTGAAAAGTCAAAAAGTATACATCACACACTGGAGGGTATATTTTGCTGACTTTATTTGGCGCGAACAACGCGTTTCGCAAGTTGCTTCATCAGGTTCACGTTCACAGTCAATCTGACACCCGCAGGTGAAATAGGTGGTAACATCATCACATGACCACACCAGACCCAGTGAGAGTActccacactctaacacaccagaAAATACAATCAATACATCATCAATTCAATATCCTGCATATTTTGGcttgcatataggcctacatatacaCAATCGATGTCATTTAAGCATATATGTATCAAAAAGCATATTGCATGTTcaaattgcatttttttttatttcaattttAATTTCGGTCATTACCCATATCAACCAACAATTCATTTACATTGAAAAATACTCATACAAAAATATACTCGAGTTCATGCAACTGCAAAAGTTGTTTGATTAAATTACCTCCTCGTGGTTGAGGTTTGATCCTATGAACTCAAGGGTAGTGGCTGGTCCATGACTCTTATCTCTGTAATGCCTTGCAATTGCATAATTAAAGTTACCATTTCTGATTGCTACGTTATGTTCCGCAATTCTTAATTTTAAATTGCGTTTAGTTTGGCCTATGTACATTAGTCCACAAGGACATTTTAACATATATATGACGTGAGTTGAGAGGCAATTAATAAAATCTTTAATTTCATATTTCTTGCCAGAATGGGGGTGACTAAAATACTTTGTGTCAAATGTATTTGAACAATGTGCGCATTTCCCACATCTGTAATTGCCATACACCTGTTGAGCAAGCCAATTCTTCCTGGGGGGTTCCTGAAATGTAGAGCTGACCACCATCTTTAATGTTTTTGCCTCTTTTAAAACAAAATCGAAATGTCaagaaaatgtattttgtcACAACTATGTTCCATAGTGAAGTGCAAAGATGGATGAGTACCATTGATGTAATCATTAAACTACAACAATTGATCTTCAGAACCCACGAATATTACCAAAATGTCATCAATAAAATGCTTAAAAAACAGGATATTATCGGGTTGTTATTGAAAACATACCGGTCTTCCCACAAACCCATAAATAAATTGGCAAATGGAGAACCCATGCTTGTTCCTTGGGTCTCTAAAAcgtatttattattaaacatgaAATAGTTGGACTTTAAAATGAACCTCGTCATAAACATCAGTAATTCGGTTGGAAAAGCGTCatcatgtctagatgtgaggtAAAAATGCATGGCCTCCAATCCACCCTCATGAGGGATGTTAGTATACAAGCTTCAACATCAAAAGTTACAAGGAAAGACTTTTCTGGTATATAAATCATCCATCTTTACATGCTACTATAGGTCTCCATGGGGGGTTTTCTCTTTTAAGAATTCATATTGACTTTTTGTTAACCATTTATTTTCTAGTGCATTAAGTAGTAGTGCATCCCTTTCCTTCATGTATTTCTCAACCAGGTTCTATGGTAGCTGTTCATAAAAATTGATGTTGTTTAATTGTTTAATTACTTCAGTCACATAGTCTTTAGTATTTTGTATCACAATTGCCCCACCTTTA comes from Alosa sapidissima isolate fAloSap1 chromosome 7, fAloSap1.pri, whole genome shotgun sequence and encodes:
- the LOC121713769 gene encoding perforin-1-like, whose amino-acid sequence is MANLSVLCLLVSLLHLAPLQACRVGKKKECERAPFVPGHSLVGEGFDVVTLQRKGAYVTDLQTYLTPTNTCTLCSNRLMGNQAQKMPLTVLDWRPSSTCRQSLSSFFFNSVSSLLASSSLSITNDWKVDLGLQRVADQQLAGSQSAEVIFASSQQQEDKTSFITHQLTCSHYRYRVPWVPPLSPEFHQHVKSLPHKYSNDTAYLYRHFIDTYGTHYIHQVNLGGKFKRVTSIRTCLSTLNQISVTQVEKCLSAGLSVGLGQVEASVSSDSCRKVLNNQDSVTGYTQGFLNHITEVSGGNRWSGVFSMTQNDSEGFHRWLSSIKKNPDIVSYSIRPLHHLVKSTTVRLNLQREIRAYVEKNGLPKEPEPQTCGFDHPNLSPNCCPLHTHRGWLTVTVARAWALHGKLLGPPEGYVKVFYGGIEQRTAWIKSYDPIWHAQFSYGHVDTTQQLSLQVWVKGWWWKEDHLGGCVVSIQRGNHYHDCWMNQGVFSYSYSLQCDPHLIGPKCNMYWPIP